From Xiphophorus maculatus strain JP 163 A chromosome 12, X_maculatus-5.0-male, whole genome shotgun sequence, the proteins below share one genomic window:
- the plekha2 gene encoding pleckstrin homology domain-containing family A member 2 isoform X2 — protein sequence MPYLDRLNRVCGFLDIEEKENSCRFQRRYFILDTQGNVLQWYMDNPQNLASGASFVGSLRLTYISKVSEATAKQKPKTEFCFVINAVSRRYYLQANDAVDMRNWVDALNKASKITVPKSCPAPPKSDASTVISDSQGGRKQQAYKTEIIGGVVVHTPIQNETEETEGKEKKGNRPGVLRYGFCVKQGNVRKSWKRRFFTLDDNAVSYYKSDTDKEPLRGIPLRDIQKVHECLVKSGDLLFRDNLFEIITNSRTFYIQTDTPEEMHGWINDIDMKIREFRGPPRGQFKRVTSLHQKHNPSGPSRQQSNEARPQLVKSCSVAPGWQPWTPVPPGEPSIMDMEDEDSPFSPVPTLPSLSSSSTSSSTSSSSNSLSTPTPCPSASQVPSTSGLGMLTASADAASGRRRHRSQPQPHSSFPFSLDDDGIRTTDV from the exons ATGCCGTATCTGGACCGCTTGAACCGTGTGTGCGGCTTCCTGGACATCGAGGAGAAGGAGAACAGCTGCCGCTTCCAGAGGCGATATTTCATCCTCGACACACAGGGGAATGTCCTGCAATGGTACATGGACAATCCACAG AACCTGGCCAGCGGAGCCAGCTTTGTTGGCAGCCTGAGATTAACCTACATCTCTAAG GTGAGTGAAGCCACTGCAAAGCAAAAGCCGAAGACCGAGTTCTGCTTCG TCATAAATGCAGTTTCACGGCGGTACTACCTTCAAGCCAATGATGCAGTCGACATGAGGAACTGGGTGGATGCTCTCAACAAGGCCAGCAAGATCACC GTTCCTAAATCCTGCCCTGCGCCTCCCAAATCCGATGCTAGCACCGTGATCAGTGACTCTCAGGGAGGGAGGAAACAACAGGCCTATAAGACGGAGATCATTGGAGGTGTGGTGGTCCATACTCCAATCCAG AATGAAACTGAAGAGACAGAGGGGAAGGAGAAGAAGGGAAACAGGCCTGGTGTGCTGAGATATGGTTTCTGTGTCAAACAAGGAAATGTG aggaagagctggaagagGCGTTTTTTCACCCTGGATGACAACGCAGTCAGCTACTACAAGTCTGACACG GACAAGGAGCCTCTCCGCGGTATTCCACTCAGAGACATTCAAAAGGTCCATGAATGTCTAGTCAAGTCAGG GGACCTTTTGTTTAGAGACAATCTATTTGAGATCATCACCAACTCCCGAACTTTCTACATccag ACAGACACGCCCGAGGAAATGCACGGTTGGATCAATGATATTGACATGAAAATTCGGGAATTCAGAGGACCTCCACGG GGACAGTTTAAGCGAGTGACGTCTCTCCATCAAAAACACAATCCCAGCGGTCCCTCTCGTCAGCAGAGTAACGAGGCGCGGCCCCAGCTGGTCAAGTCCTGCTCTGTGGCTCCAGGCTGGCAACCCTGGACCCCAGTTCCCCCGGGTGAGCCGTCCATCATGGACATGGAGGACGAAGACAGCCCGTTCAGTCCTGTCCCCACTCTGCCTTCGCTCTCCTCTTCATCCACTTCCTCGTCCACCTCATCCTCCTCCAACTCCCTGTCCACCCCAACCCCTTGCCCCAGTGCGTCCCAGGTACCTTCGACCAGTGGGCTGGGGATGCTCACAGCATCGGCAGATGCTGCTAGCGGCCGGCGACGGCACCGCTCGCAGCCTCAGCCTCACTCCTCCTTCCCCTTCAGCCTGGATGACGACGGCATCCGCACAACAGACGTGTAA
- the plekha2 gene encoding pleckstrin homology domain-containing family A member 2 isoform X1: MPYLDRLNRVCGFLDIEEKENSCRFQRRYFILDTQGNVLQWYMDNPQNLASGASFVGSLRLTYISKVSEATAKQKPKTEFCFVINAVSRRYYLQANDAVDMRNWVDALNKASKITVPKSCPAPPKSDASTVISDSQGGRKQQAYKTEIIGGVVVHTPIQNETEETEGKEKKGNRPGVLRYGFCVKQGNVRKSWKRRFFTLDDNAVSYYKSDTDKEPLRGIPLRDIQKVHECLVKSGDLLFRDNLFEIITNSRTFYIQTDTPEEMHGWINDIDMKIREFRGPPRVTQTSFTHICGQFKRVTSLHQKHNPSGPSRQQSNEARPQLVKSCSVAPGWQPWTPVPPGEPSIMDMEDEDSPFSPVPTLPSLSSSSTSSSTSSSSNSLSTPTPCPSASQVPSTSGLGMLTASADAASGRRRHRSQPQPHSSFPFSLDDDGIRTTDV, from the exons ATGCCGTATCTGGACCGCTTGAACCGTGTGTGCGGCTTCCTGGACATCGAGGAGAAGGAGAACAGCTGCCGCTTCCAGAGGCGATATTTCATCCTCGACACACAGGGGAATGTCCTGCAATGGTACATGGACAATCCACAG AACCTGGCCAGCGGAGCCAGCTTTGTTGGCAGCCTGAGATTAACCTACATCTCTAAG GTGAGTGAAGCCACTGCAAAGCAAAAGCCGAAGACCGAGTTCTGCTTCG TCATAAATGCAGTTTCACGGCGGTACTACCTTCAAGCCAATGATGCAGTCGACATGAGGAACTGGGTGGATGCTCTCAACAAGGCCAGCAAGATCACC GTTCCTAAATCCTGCCCTGCGCCTCCCAAATCCGATGCTAGCACCGTGATCAGTGACTCTCAGGGAGGGAGGAAACAACAGGCCTATAAGACGGAGATCATTGGAGGTGTGGTGGTCCATACTCCAATCCAG AATGAAACTGAAGAGACAGAGGGGAAGGAGAAGAAGGGAAACAGGCCTGGTGTGCTGAGATATGGTTTCTGTGTCAAACAAGGAAATGTG aggaagagctggaagagGCGTTTTTTCACCCTGGATGACAACGCAGTCAGCTACTACAAGTCTGACACG GACAAGGAGCCTCTCCGCGGTATTCCACTCAGAGACATTCAAAAGGTCCATGAATGTCTAGTCAAGTCAGG GGACCTTTTGTTTAGAGACAATCTATTTGAGATCATCACCAACTCCCGAACTTTCTACATccag ACAGACACGCCCGAGGAAATGCACGGTTGGATCAATGATATTGACATGAAAATTCGGGAATTCAGAGGACCTCCACGGGTAACCCAGACTTCTTTCACTCATATATGT GGACAGTTTAAGCGAGTGACGTCTCTCCATCAAAAACACAATCCCAGCGGTCCCTCTCGTCAGCAGAGTAACGAGGCGCGGCCCCAGCTGGTCAAGTCCTGCTCTGTGGCTCCAGGCTGGCAACCCTGGACCCCAGTTCCCCCGGGTGAGCCGTCCATCATGGACATGGAGGACGAAGACAGCCCGTTCAGTCCTGTCCCCACTCTGCCTTCGCTCTCCTCTTCATCCACTTCCTCGTCCACCTCATCCTCCTCCAACTCCCTGTCCACCCCAACCCCTTGCCCCAGTGCGTCCCAGGTACCTTCGACCAGTGGGCTGGGGATGCTCACAGCATCGGCAGATGCTGCTAGCGGCCGGCGACGGCACCGCTCGCAGCCTCAGCCTCACTCCTCCTTCCCCTTCAGCCTGGATGACGACGGCATCCGCACAACAGACGTGTAA